The following DNA comes from Ricinus communis isolate WT05 ecotype wild-type chromosome 10, ASM1957865v1, whole genome shotgun sequence.
GAATTGTTTTCAACTTATTTTGACTCTCCATACTACCATTGTTATCACCCAACAGTGCCTTTCGAGAAGTTGAAATGTCAAGAGCAGCATCCTTGCCATTATGATCTTTAAGACCATTTTCAGTCACATTCACAGGGTAATCTTCTTTAACATATGCTACGCCACCTCCATCACTATTTAAAACCATTTTAACATAAAGCTTAAACTTTCATAAATTTCTGTACCTTGGAACTTGTAATCCTGAAAATGGGCAATCTTACACGGATATGCATGCCACTGGTTAAGTCCAAGTCTAGAATGCTAAACCAATTTGAACCTCATCATCTTCATGGTTTCGTCACAAACAAATGCAAAATCTTTGACTTGATTACTGACAGATCTTCTGAAAACCTTTTCAACAACACAAGTAACATACTAGACTAATTAGTAACAGTCTAAGGCAATACCATTAACAAATGAAAATATTGTCTAGTTACCAGTTCAACTCAAGAAATTGGGATAACAACATTTAGTTAACTGAAGAAAGAAACCAGCGAAAGCTAAGAAATGAATTGAGTTTCTTCTAACTTCTAATCCTGCCTCACTATAACAAGAAGTCAAGAAAACCGAATTGCTTTCATAAATTgcagtattaaaaaattgattccATTGTTAATCATTTCGAATATGAAAACATAAAGATAGAGTCACAAGATGCTAAGCTTCCCCAAAGAAAAATCCGtctttattttctgatataaCCATAAAAGATAAACATCTGTATGGTGCAACAGGTAATGACCAAAACCCCGCTTAGACGCCAAaggatcaaattcatcaaaaaATCAGCTTCAAGTTCACAACTTAGTGTCAAAATcccaaagaaaaacaaatcaGAAGAGTGCTTATGCTTGTTTTTCACTTGAATTTCACACAAGCCACCAAAAAGCAACAGCTTAATGTAACTTAATCGGAAGATTTACCCAAAACGTGAACAAAGATTCACCTAGACTATTATAAGCTGTAGAAATGACTTCCCTGATACACATAACAAACACGAAAAACAAAAGTGAATAACAACAGCTATTTAAATCTATCTAAATATCCAACGAGACCACTTGACAACAACCCAGAACtcaaaatggataatgaaatCTGGAATGTCATCTAAAGCAAGGAAGTTTAACAGAGCAGAAAACATTACCTGAAGCTGCTCAATATAGGAAACAAAGGCCTTGTTGCTGCCTACCcacgaagaaagaaaagtaaaaaaacaAGCTTGTTTTTACCAAATAGTTAGTCGGCAAGTCTGGCTTTTGATTGCATTACAAATGTCGATGTAGTGGGCAATCCACGAGAAAAAAGGTTACAGAAAgcaatgaattaaaataaaagtataatttatcatggagttctctttttctttctcttaatTGTCAGTATTTGAAGATTCAAAAAGGAGACGTTGCCACTTGCCAGCCTTTTGGACTCTGGACACCTCGTCTTCACATTTTAAAATTCGTCAAACAGATATCCCTATATTCTTATTCTCCTTTTCCTGCTAGAATATTATCCATTTGATTACCGTgttattcatatttaaatttcttttccctAATCCTTTCTATTGAAAAAGATTAGAAATTaactttcttaaaaaaattagtttaattattaacttaataCTCAATGCAGTGCACCGATAGAATATGAGAATCTTCAAGCAATCATATTTGTCGAGCTGACTTATATGTACAGAAAAATTCCATTTATCTCGACTAGGATacagtaaatatattttaataataatataatttctaatatatatcggtcaaaaaattatatatttttttactaaaaatatttataataactaaTGTAATTAATCTAAAGTTTTTTATTAAGATATTGAGTGataaataagttataaattaaattaaattaattaatgcaattaatttaaagtttttattaatattttgagtGATAAACAggttattaataaattaaatcaaatattttattttaatttaatttacatttatttttttatttatagaaattttaataggtattaaaatagctatttttttatgccttttataaaattaaaattttacttaatGCAAAAGGAACTTGAAATCAAGATATCTACGCTCTAAAAACAATCATTTTTGCTATTTAAATTAtgcattaaatatttttgaaatatttattgtatCTCTATTTGATAcaaattttttcttcaaattgcatattaatcatatatatatatgattaatatgcaatttgaagaaaaatttgaatcGGATCTACCGAAGTTTGAAGTTTTAGGCATTCCTTTGCAAATGCAATTAAGGGGATGAAGTTAgtgattttcattttattttccatttgattttttttttttttttttttaccgtGCAAAGCAAATTAAAGTCGACACactttatcaaattttattctttatcaaatattatagAGAAATAACAAGtgtcatattaattattctttcaCATTGTAGGGTTGGGagatgaaatatttaaattcgaTGTGATTTGTaatttccttttatatttgGTAATGAAAacagttatttattttatgtgcTAACATAATAAGCATACTTTCATTGAGATTATTATTAGACCGTGATTATATAATACTTTTCATTTATCTTAAATCAAAACTTAGAAAGATAACATGGTAGAATAacgtaaaaaaaaaaaaaaagacacgATAAGATATTgcttgaaaatatatatatatatatatgttgatactggaataaattattatttttataaaattgactattttacttataataatttatctaatgatttttgaatattttctcattttagttattagataattattagaaaataaaatatttttcattttaaggAAGACTAtcactaattattttaaatggtGCAGTAGAGTGTACAGTTTGAGATCTTACCCAGTGAAGATTCTAATGCCCACATCTCGAAtttcttggagatttgtgatgccttcaaaataaatgggaTTACCGACGATGTCATTTGGCTTAgtctgtttttatttttctggagagatagagcaaagagatggttaCAGTGataatttagaatattattttttatttataataattaaaaaaatttatttttttttaattttatatttagttatttagagATTTGTGTTTACTATATAAATCAACTTACGTACTTCGTAAAAGGGTAACTCTCATATCAATAACTCTTTTTTATCTATCAAACCTCAATAGTTATTTGATTGGGTGATCATATCCCGCATCCTAGTGTTGCAACCCGATTTCTCTTCTTGCTTGGATTCAATTCTGAGATCATGATTATCCTATCTAAAAACACTGAATAATAGCTAGATTAGTTGGTTAAGCTTTAGTCAAAGTTATATGTTATTAACCAACagagtttcttttctttgctgACTTAATAACAGATTAGCTGGTTAAGCTTGTATCAgctagtgtatatatatttcttctcTCTCTAACTTAATAACAGATTACAATTTTCACAAATTCTGATTTTATGATACTATAATTAAgcttattaatttcatttgtaataaatttattttgaagaataatTACACccgatattaaaaaaaaaaaaaaaagctttacAAACTTCTTGAACACGATTTTCTCAGAATTCAAGTCCGACCAATGTTAAGTGCTAAAATGCAAAGCTTTCTTGGGCGAAAAGAATTAGAGAAGCTGCCAATTACATGAAAATATAAGGAGAAACATCAGcaatatttatacatttttattttttattatatttactatatttttttttactttattaaaatattaaaaatacaattttttaatttttaaattacgaTTTTAGCTGTTTTTtactcttttaattattttaaaacaactttaaagtaacaaaaaaactgaaaacaatcacatcataaatttttaaaaaagtattttttatttaaaaattcatacagtaaaaactatatatttgttttatattgaaaagtttcaaaaaaaaaaaaaaaggacaaaTATCTTTTAGTTGCCATATTAAGAATTGTAACTGTTGAAAAGTTCCAAAATTCGAATACCAAAACGCCACAAGTGTAAATGTTAACTTTCAGTGttttgttaaagaaaaactaaaatgtCTGTAGCTAACTAAAGTACTGAAATGTAACTCCAAGTGTTCCATTTCTTAATATCTCAACATGTGACAAGTTACTAGAGATTGGTAAAATTGATAGATGTTAAAGGTCTAAATTCTCACTTCCTAGTGATTCATCAATTAAAACTTTGAAATGCCAAGCAGTAAGGTCTTAAGAGTATTATTCAAATCGCCATGCTTTCTCTTAACAACCCGCattagaatattatatatatgtaaactTTACCACAGAGTTTGGCTTTGACAAAATTTGCTCCATCGTGTAATGTATCCTGTTGCATAATTGTTGGCTTTCTACGTGAACGCCACCAAAGGATTGATATCTACCTTTCTATCCATTAGTGCAACCATAATCTAACTCTCTTTTCTATTGCTCTTCTAAAACAGgcgtttaaaataaaagaaaaagaaaaaggacagGCATGTTAGATTCATTTCACCCAGTTATATTTGCATTGGAGCAGCTGACAAGGGTTCTAACCCCATCGCCTTTCATTGAACACTTTTGTGGAAAAATAGCCATCCAATGTTTTCTCAATGAtatttctttcccttctcCAGGTGATTGGACTACAGGTGGAAGGGCAGAAACCAAGTTCTACATTTTGCAATGCTATAGCAGCAGTGCCACTAACTACAAGCACAATGAACACAAAAACATCCATATTATCGAGCATAACAAAATTTACATACTTCTCTCTGATGCCAAATCAAGCAATGTGCGAAAGAACCGGTGAGGATACACAGGAGGTTGCTCTGCTAGGGCCTGCACAACATACTAACGTGTTATGATGCAAGTTATTGTAGTTTTCCCACCCTTTTCTGTTCCTCTAAGAGCCAAGTGAGTGTTAAAAGTCATCACCGCCTCTCTCTCTAATTATCTTAAAGAAAAGGAGGAACCAACATGGCAAAGTCGGTTAAGGAGCCTAGCTCCTTAAAATGCAAGTGCAAGGATTGTGTATGTACAAGTGAGTGTCACAAAATAAATCAGGTGCggtgtgtgtgtgtatgtcTGCAAGTGAAGTGTGGCTCAAAATTAATGTGTGATATAAAGCCAATGCCGTTCCCACCATATTCTCAATCACATGCATATGCCACGCCATATAAATTCAGATTTTTATAACTACCTGATGAATCAGGACAGTGGAAGGAGTCATTCCAGGGACAGTATTGACCTCTATGATCAACACCTGCAAACAGTGAAATAGGCTATgaactaaaacaaaatataaattcttttatcagcgattttaaataaatgctTGAATCTAGAAAGAGTCTCAATGATATCATAATTACACAAGGACTTTTACTTCAAATTCTGAAACTTTGTTGTTTCTTCTTGTTTGTTGGCCAAAGCATAAGAAAGATTATTATGGTTCTTTTAGGCTCTGTCTTACACTAGACCCCAttttttccatctaattcagGCAAAGGCAGAAACTGGTAGTATATTCAACCCCATCACAGAAGAAGTCTATCCAACTAGAGGAGAACTGGGGTACATCATATGCATTATTGGAGGAACATACCTCTCCGCTGTCAACATTAAGAAAAGCATCAATTCTCGAGAATCCTTCCAATTGCAGAGTATTTGCAATCAGTTCAATATGCTGTTTACATCGGTCCAAAACCTCGTTACTGATTCAAGAAGAgcacatttatttaatcagaTTACAGATCAAAGGaaacaattaagaaaataaaatgaacaaagagaaagagtatataaaaataagaattagatGTCTGAACTCTGAACTTAATGTAAGAAGTAAGcagtaataagattttattatgttCCTTATAATACATATCCAAACCCAACGAAAGTTCATTTTCTACAATAActtctataattaaaagttcTACACAATGCATATCGAACAAAATACAGCCAGGTTAAGCTCCATTTTCACTAAACTTTACAGAACAGAAATGTTGAATAGTTTATCTTGATGCCTAACAGGGAGAATGCCATAAGAGTATTTGGATTAAATAGCAGTGCATTTATCAAAAAACTTATTATTGTGTAATAATTAGTGACTGGGGATTTTTGCACTTCACTCAGCATATATTTTACACTCTAAACACATTAAAGATCTTCTGCAAATATAAATGAGTGGAGTGGAAAAATCTGCACCcatataaaatacattttcGCAAAGATTGTGGTTTCTCTAAAAATTTAACAGGAAATTCATGTATGCATCacaatacaaataaaaaattgaaggaAAGCTGTTTTCAAGGAAAAAGATGTTAGGACAGTGAAACAAATTAACACAAGGGTTATTGAATTAAGGTTTAAAACAAACCTAACAATTGATGTCGGTGGAGGAGTAAGATTTATGCCAGTTCCACCTGGAAAATAAAATCTACATTAAGACACCAGAATAGACCAAAggattattttcatatacaTAGTTTTACTGATGTAACTAAATCATGACATTTATCTACAAATTACAGGCAAGACCATCACTCAAATGTCATAATAACCATTTAATGTTCCAAGGACTCATAGGCAGCATGTGAAAATAAAGAACCACAGATGAAATTTCACATCTATAATGGGATATATTACAGCAGGCAAAGGCATACCTTGAAATTTCTCTTCAAGTGATAAAATATCGCCAGTTTCTTTAACTGTAACACTGGGACTCAGGGAGTGCATGGATCCACGTGTTCCTATAACACCAACTGTTATTTCAAGCCATCGACTGTGTCCTTTCCACATAAGACGATTTGCATTTTCACATGTGGATTTGGATGAAACAACAATCTCATCAGTCTCGATGAAAGGTTCAAAGATCAAGAGCTCTGGAGGAGGGTGGGGCATCTCGATCACTCCATGAGCCTTTATATTACACCAAATGACAGATTAAGAGTGTTGTCGTTTAAAATTCCTACATGTTCTATAAATAATGTACAATATCCAAGAGAGAAAAGTTGGACATATTTAGGATCTCTGCCAGTAAACACATACATATGGACAAATCAGGTGGGAAGCCACAATTTTTAATAGCACACACCACGGAGGGTAAGAATTTTATATCTGGGAATAAGCACAATAAGTCACAATAGATTAATTGCTTATTAATACATTAATTCTTTTGACGAACGATAATGGGTTATCATATAATTACTTAGACAAAAACGAAAAACATAACAGTGAAAGACTAGCAATTTCAATGAGAAACTAAGTAATCAGTCGATCTCTGTACAGCTCAAGCAGCCAAATTTTCAATACGACAGTTATTATGCATCTGCAAACAAGCATCCATGGACCCATGTGTCTTTCGAAAGCACATAAAGCACATTCACTCTCATTACATGCTGATCTCCTTGCTTAAATGGCTATCTTCTTAttatttgtgatttttttttcattggcATTTGACAGGTTaatcatttttcaaaaatttgtGAACTCAAACTCAAGCAGAAGATTCAGCAGATTTATGTCGTTCAGTTTCAGCAAAGAATATCTGTGAAATTGATTCAATACCTTTGACAAACTATTAGGTGGAATACGTAGAAGGCAATCCTCCAATGCTTTTACATACACTGCAAGGTCCTCTGTACAACTGCACggacaaataaataaacacaaTATGCTCAAGAgcaatttaatgaaaaaatattaatataagtcTACTAAAAATGGTTTCAGCTTGTGCACATAAAGTCTTTAGGAATATTTCAGTATTCAGCACGCCTCAGTCAAATATAACAACCCCagaaaaacaaataagaaatgCTGTGTTCAGATGGTAAAATTCAAATGAAAGGATTTGGAaagactttttattttaaattctttaatgtAATATTGTCCATCTAGAGAGGTGGCAATTGGATCAATTGTTGGGTTACCCATGAAGTTGGCTTCTCAGAGTTCATTAGCGTTGTTTGggtttttagaaatttttaagaGAGTTTTGGGTTTTCCTTCAGCACTTGTTTCTTggaaattttacatttaaaataatattactttaGGTTGCTGGATTTTGACCCTAATAATTTTGGACTGTTTCAGAATTACTGCGACTCCAGATTGGGTTTACTGTCCTGGTGAGTGACTATCACCTCTATCCGccttctttaatttaatatgttgaAGAATGTGAATAAGGGCCTTTTTGAGGATTAGAAATAACATCTTCTCATATGTGTTTTATCTTCAATCCCAAATTAAGACTTTAATCACATCCAAGAATCTGATAAGAATTCATGAATCTAGTAAATGACTGGCAGAAAACCAATTTCAAATGCAAATCTTTAGTTTTCGAATTCCTCCAtccaaatgaaagaaaagaaaaacacagaATTAGAAATAACAAAAGATATAAACTGACCGTAATCTTGCAACACCAGTCGAGCATCCATCCCTTGCTGGTTTAACACATAGAGTTTCACACTGGAGAGCTGAGGTCAAATTATGCCAAACCTCGAGTGCAGGCATATTTTGCAAATCCTGCTTTTTGTacacttctttttttatggTAAGAACTCCCAAATCTGCAAGCTGTTCATTTCTACATATCATGAGACTGtcacataaaaagaagaaacaaaaaaggaGGCTCTAACtgtaaacaagaaaaaaaagagttaaatatacaaattcCAAAGGGAAAATGAAGCGAATTAATTTTGTTACCATACATGACTAAGAGCCAGAGACGTTGCAACTTTGTCCATACAGGTCTTTGAAGCCACCACACCAGGACCTGCATAAGAAGATAGATTAGCAATTAAATTCTGGGACAACAAAATCCTTTGTACGCCGAGTATTAAGATTGAACCTGTGTAAGGAACTCCTTGAGCCTCCAGCATAGACTGAAGTGTACCATCTTCACCAATGCCCCCATGCACTACAGAAGTCATCAGATAAATATCATTAAGATCCATACAAGAAATAGGAAAAAGGAATTGctctagcctcaagtatgATATAAAGgtaaaagcatataaaataaCATCGGTAAACCCTATGTTTCTCTAtagaataatttcttaattttggcCAACTGTGGCATAAAGGTCAATTTTCAAGATATGAAATAAATTCGAGAAAGAATTCTTTAAGTGATAAATCGGATCAGTAAACCTTACCCTTTTTTTTCTGAGGAAGTAGTATACAAGATGAGCTATACTAACTGACAACCAACCCTACTTGAGAAAGCACAATAAATTTCAGCAATTCATAACAAGCACAATGGAAGAGTTAGTCTTAGGTTTGCAACATCTTAGTGACCGGTCCACGGCCTACAACTAGCCAATTCTTGCATAACAAGCAGAAGGTAAGACCATGCCGCCAGTTCTCTTCCGGATGTCCTATATCCATTGCCCTGCCATTGGCTTTGGGCCAAGATTTTTCCTCAGTTTCATCCATCAGAGGCACAGCAAATGTCAGCTATTGCCCAACAGCTAATGCTAACATGATAAAGTAATATGGTAACTTGCTGCTTAAACTAGTAAGCTTCCACGCACCAATTTCCAAACAGCTGATTTTTccttatgtttttctttagaaattttaattgaaacatccataaaaatgtaatataaaGCTGTAAAGCATGAAGTTACTTTTGCATGCCCCATCATGTTCTGCTGCAAGGTCTGCCAGTACGAGAAACCAAGATTCTGTCCATATGATGTTTACATTACCACGATATGCAAAGTAACCATATGCAGTCACTGAGATCCATAATTTATGTTGTAACATGAAGCTTTTTTTGTTAGATTCATGACACCCATCACAGACTCATAGATCAAACACAAAATACTATGCCATTGCACTTCGACAACAGGAAAGGGAAGTAAGCAAGACTGACTGCAATTAAATGCATAGTTGAAAAATAGAACCTGCAATAAAAACTGTCGCTTGAATTTCTTTGGCAAGCTTTATCCACTCCTTCATTGAGAATATTGTGGGCAGTTCATCAGCAATATCAAATCCTTTAAACCAACTATGCTTCTTCAAACCTTCCATGAGATCATTTGTCACTTGGCTGCGCAAATGAGATGTAAATGCAGCCTGAGCTGGTTCAATCGCCTCTATACAAGCATCAAGAACTTCCTCCGTAGTGTGTCTCAGCACAAGAGAATAACTGTATTCAaaagttatattatttttccagGCTTAAGAAATAGCAAcatgaataaaaatacataatgtGCACTTACGGTAATAACCAAACCGCTCTAAAGCTATCATCAGAAGATTGGCCATTTGAGGGTGCAAGCAAACAAGGAGTCACGTCTAGCTGTACAGTATGTAACTACAAGACATTATTCAAATGCATGATAAACCTCAACTAGAAACAAACACACCAAATGAATGAAAGGGGTATAGTTTGGGCCATAGACATTGTCGTCCGAAATAAGTAAAAGGCAAGGCTAACCATTGATATAAGACACATAAAGCATGAAAATTTCAAGGCAGAAAAAGTAGGTTTTCTTTTCagaattcatttttcttcccCATCTTAGTTCAAGGAAGTCATATTGAACAAGTTCTACAAAACAGGTGGCATTTTGAAATTGTAACTCAAAATCCATACAGTCGAGCGCATCTGCCTCTAGCCTTCGGTTCCAAAAATCAGATGCAAAACTCAATTGCCTCAGTATTCAACAAGACACTTAAACCCATTGCTAATGATTATTGTTACAGTTGTACCTCAATCCTTCCCCATATTGAATGTTCAATGCTATGCAATAATCGAGGCATTTCAGATTATATATCACTTGGTTatctttatcatttttcaGAATTAGATTAAAATTACTTGCATCTTCAAAGTAATTATCTCCAGAGATCACCAACTTACATCATCAAATGCTTGCAATTTAAGCCAAACATTTGTTCCACTCATAAGAGATACTTGCCGCTCTGAAGTGTCTCctccaaataaaacaaaaacttTACGAGTGCCTTCACTTTTGCTAAATGATTCAGTTAGCTGTAgggattttgattttcttggcaaaCAATCTGATAAATTATAGTTTGAAGCAAGACTGGGAAACCTCAAGCAAGCGCGATGGATGATGCTTCGCAGAATATTCGAATGAGAGAATCCGACCtagcaattaaaaaattgtgaTTTGAATAGCAGCTTAGACTCAGATAATGAATGACCAAAAAAATCTCAAAGAAACAAACTATTAAACTTATTGGGCAAACTAACATATGTCTGATGTGTATTAACAAACCACATAGAATATGAATATCAAAGATTAAACTATGCACACTCCACAAGCAGCATATTTTGAGCCACAGTTATTACATTATCAGCATAACACATTGTTATCAGCATATGCCTATCTCAATTCATTGCATCACAACTATTGTAGCTATTCAAGATTCCTCCTCATGAAGCATGAAGAATAATATTGCCAATGCTAGGTAACAATTCTAAATGCCACCTCACCCTAGTTCAGGTGGTTGAGGGATGTGTTTTCAGACAAAGATTCTGTAGGCTCAAGCCACAGTCCTCTACTCTTCTATGACCCACACTTCCCCTCTTCCCCCACAAAGAAAGGGTAAGAATACTCAATTTACTTCCATTTTACATCTGGAATTATTGTGAGCCCAAACAGGTGGATCCCACATCCACAACTTTCTATTCAAGCCCATAGCACCAGAAACTATCAAAAAGTACCTTTGAAGCTTGCTGAAATAAAAAGCTGGTCTGCTCCATTCCACTAATCTgacatttgaaaaaaaaagttcaatTTTACATGCATAAGAAGGATGATTGCCGAGTCCTAACAGAGGGAGGATGACTTACCAGGTTAATGTCAGTGAATAGTATTGTACCCAAATCAGTCCTACCAAATTTCCCCTCAGAAGATGAGAAGGCACTATTGGAAGAAGGCAAATACCATCCATCAATTCGAGCAAAATCACGTAGGCGAAGCCGTTGGAATAATAAAGATGCTCCTTGTcgaatctttttaattatatctacAGGAAAACGAGGTGGAGTATGATAAGCTACCTGTGACAGAGAAAATAGTTCCCAGAACAGAAAGGTAAATAGAGGCAATACTAAATAAAGAATTTCATAAAGCagaatttaaaagttatgATTGTGAAGAAAAAGCTCCAACAGAATGCATCTCTACCTGCTGTGTTGGAAGATACTTTCTTCGGTAATTGAAAATTGCATCGTTTTCCCTTATATCAGCGCTGCCATGAAATTGAAGCTCCACCtgaatattaatatcatattactAAGATGAAAATCTTTTGTTAACCTGCggcaatttttttcttatatatccAAACCTTGCAGTACTGGTGCTAGAAGCTCTCTTAGAAGCATTTATACAAATCAACACCAGTCTGTTAAAAGCAATATCTCAAATCTAACCATCCACCCTCCAACATACAATGGATAAATAAATAGCATCTTTCTAAACTTTGCAAATATCTCATAAGAGTACTTTTAGTAAATATGTTCAGTTCATATTTATCCCTCAGAACCTTGAGAGATTTAAACTGATGTTGCATACAGAAAGAAAGCAACAGTAAACTGATAAGAGGTCAAAAGCAAATAAGAGAGTACCTCAGTTGGTAGTAGAACAACAGGATGACATTCAAATCCAGATCCCACATCGACTACAATGGCCGTAAACTCACTCCCTCCATCAAGAAATAGTTCAACAAGGACTTTATCATCAATCCCCTTTCAAACATTAAAAGAACACATAATTTACGTCAGTTGAAATGCCAGTACTTCTCTAGTCTAAATAAAAACTGATTCAGTCTGCATGAAGTAGATTTCAGCACATTTCAATATTAAGTGTTATAGAATCCAAATAACCTCCAAAATCAAATCCTTTGCTTTTTTCAGGGAATCAGCA
Coding sequences within:
- the LOC8287922 gene encoding uncharacterized protein LOC8287922 isoform X2, with the translated sequence MASLAFTSKLSSLRSASNHNRHGVVACRTRSNLLHLDCKLKSNSISCLKNPQCLGVGVTRAAADVAVDDRVLQNEKAEEGNRVLKVGLICGGPSAERGISLNSARSVLDHIQGEDLHVSCYYIDYELNAYAISPAQVYSNTPADFDFKLESLARQFSSLSEFAEHLAASVDIVFPVIHGRFGEDGGIQELLENYNIPFVGTGSSECRQAFDKYYASIELSKRGFITVPNFLVQGKEADESELFKWFASNRLDPTSGTVVVKPAVAGSSIGVTVAYGVADSLKKAKDLILEGIDDKVLVELFLDGGSEFTAIVVDVGSGFECHPVVLLPTEVELQFHGSADIRENDAIFNYRRKYLPTQQVAYHTPPRFPVDIIKKIRQGASLLFQRLRLRDFARIDGWYLPSSNSAFSSSEGKFGRTDLGTILFTDINLISGMEQTSFLFQQASKVGFSHSNILRSIIHRACLRFPSLASNYNLSDCLPRKSKSLQLTESFSKSEGTRKVFVLFGGDTSERQVSLMSGTNVWLKLQAFDDLDVTPCLLAPSNGQSSDDSFRAVWLLPYSLVLRHTTEEVLDACIEAIEPAQAAFTSHLRSQVTNDLMEGLKKHSWFKGFDIADELPTIFSMKEWIKLAKEIQATVFIAVHGGIGEDGTLQSMLEAQGVPYTGPGVVASKTCMDKVATSLALSHLADLGVLTIKKEVYKKQDLQNMPALEVWHNLTSALQCETLCVKPARDGCSTGVARLRCTEDLAVYVKALEDCLLRIPPNSLSKAHGVIEMPHPPPELLIFEPFIETDEIVVSSKSTCENANRLMWKGHSRWLEITVGVIGTRGSMHSLSPSVTVKETGDILSLEEKFQGGTGINLTPPPTSIVSNEVLDRCKQHIELIANTLQLEGFSRIDAFLNVDSGEVLIIEVNTVPGMTPSTVLIHQALAEQPPVYPHRFFRTLLDLASERSM
- the LOC8287922 gene encoding uncharacterized protein LOC8287922 isoform X1, which produces MASLAFTSKLSSLRSASNHNRHGVVACRTRSNLLHLDCKLKSNSISCLKNPQCLGVGVTRAAADVAVDDRVLQNEKAEEGNRVLKVGLICGGPSAERGISLNSARSVLDHIQGEDLHVSCYYIDYELNAYAISPAQVYSNTPADFDFKLESLARQFSSLSEFAEHLAASVDIVFPVIHGRFGEDGGIQELLENYNIPFVGTGSSECRQAFDKYYASIELSKRGFITVPNFLVQGKEADESELFKWFASNRLDPTSGTVVVKPAVAGSSIGVTVAYGVADSLKKAKDLILEGIDDKVLVELFLDGGSEFTAIVVDVGSGFECHPVVLLPTEVELQFHGSADIRENDAIFNYRRKYLPTQQVAYHTPPRFPVDIIKKIRQGASLLFQRLRLRDFARIDGWYLPSSNSAFSSSEGKFGRTDLGTILFTDINLISGMEQTSFLFQQASKVGFSHSNILRSIIHRACLRFPSLASNYNLSDCLPRKSKSLQLTESFSKSEGTRKVFVLFGGDTSERQVSLMSGTNVWLKLQAFDDLHTVQLDVTPCLLAPSNGQSSDDSFRAVWLLPYSLVLRHTTEEVLDACIEAIEPAQAAFTSHLRSQVTNDLMEGLKKHSWFKGFDIADELPTIFSMKEWIKLAKEIQATVFIAVHGGIGEDGTLQSMLEAQGVPYTGPGVVASKTCMDKVATSLALSHLADLGVLTIKKEVYKKQDLQNMPALEVWHNLTSALQCETLCVKPARDGCSTGVARLRCTEDLAVYVKALEDCLLRIPPNSLSKAHGVIEMPHPPPELLIFEPFIETDEIVVSSKSTCENANRLMWKGHSRWLEITVGVIGTRGSMHSLSPSVTVKETGDILSLEEKFQGGTGINLTPPPTSIVSNEVLDRCKQHIELIANTLQLEGFSRIDAFLNVDSGEVLIIEVNTVPGMTPSTVLIHQALAEQPPVYPHRFFRTLLDLASERSM